One genomic segment of Polynucleobacter sp. MWH-UH2A includes these proteins:
- a CDS encoding TSUP family transporter: MAFFAGLVDAVAGGGGLIQVPALFAAYPEASPATLLSTNKVSAVGGTLNAARRYLRHVSLPWAVVGPAIVAGFVGSLLGANAVSNFPADPLRKALPFVLLLLLLYTWFQPSLGEIHAPKGTNRFQQLKGVLLGLTIGFYDGFFGPGTGSFLLFGFVRFFGFDFLHASAATKLVNVATNLAAILLLASFGQIHWTLGFAMMVANIAGSQFGSRLAIKHGSAFVRKAFLVIVSVLILKSAWNAYFIN, from the coding sequence ATGGCTTTCTTCGCTGGTCTGGTAGATGCGGTTGCTGGCGGCGGTGGTTTGATTCAAGTGCCCGCCCTTTTCGCGGCGTATCCAGAGGCTTCTCCGGCCACACTGCTCTCCACTAACAAAGTTTCTGCCGTAGGTGGAACGCTCAATGCTGCACGAAGATATTTGCGCCATGTGTCACTTCCGTGGGCGGTGGTTGGTCCCGCAATTGTTGCTGGTTTTGTTGGTTCTTTATTGGGTGCGAACGCAGTAAGCAACTTCCCAGCAGACCCATTGCGCAAGGCTTTACCTTTTGTTTTGTTGCTATTGTTGCTGTACACCTGGTTTCAGCCTTCGCTCGGAGAAATTCATGCGCCCAAGGGCACAAATCGATTTCAACAATTAAAAGGGGTTTTGCTAGGTTTAACTATCGGTTTTTATGATGGCTTTTTTGGCCCTGGAACTGGTAGCTTTTTGCTATTTGGTTTTGTTCGTTTTTTCGGCTTCGACTTTTTACATGCTTCTGCTGCAACCAAGTTGGTCAATGTTGCCACCAATCTGGCGGCTATATTACTTTTGGCTAGCTTTGGCCAAATTCATTGGACTCTTGGATTTGCCATGATGGTGGCGAATATTGCTGGTAGCCAATTTGGCAGTCGCCTAGCAATTAAGCATGGAAGCGCCTTTGTCAGAAAAGCTTTTTTAGTAATTGTTAGCGTATTAATTTTGAAGTCTGCGTGGAATGCGTATTTCATTAATTAA
- a CDS encoding branched-chain amino acid ABC transporter permease gives MNPKTKLLYAILVLIALLLPFQDFIYLVFAMKVLCFALFACAFNLLLGFTGLLSFGHAAFFGTSAYITAYFCKEASFSPELGILLGVVGSGILGFLIGSLAIRRQGIYFAMVTLALSQMVYFLAVQVPYTGGEDGIQGVPRGTLFGLIDLKDDVAMYYFVLAVFLFGFALIMRTVHSPFGQVLKAIRENEPRAISLGYDVDRFKLMSFVISAALAGLAGSMKSLVFQLATLTDVHWHMSGEVVLMTLLGGMGTILGPVVGAGIVVGLQNYLANIGSWSTIATGFIFVVCVLAFRRGVVGEIVAHLKNKN, from the coding sequence ATGAACCCAAAAACAAAATTGCTTTACGCCATTTTGGTGTTAATTGCCCTACTGTTGCCGTTTCAAGATTTCATCTATCTTGTTTTTGCAATGAAGGTTTTGTGTTTTGCGCTTTTCGCTTGCGCGTTTAATTTGTTGCTTGGCTTCACTGGTCTTTTATCGTTCGGTCATGCAGCATTTTTCGGAACATCTGCTTACATTACTGCTTACTTTTGCAAAGAGGCTAGTTTTTCGCCAGAGCTTGGCATTCTCTTGGGTGTAGTAGGTTCCGGCATTCTTGGCTTCTTGATTGGGTCTCTCGCCATTCGTCGTCAGGGTATTTATTTTGCGATGGTGACCTTGGCCCTTTCTCAAATGGTTTATTTTTTGGCCGTACAGGTTCCTTACACTGGTGGCGAAGATGGCATACAAGGCGTTCCTCGCGGAACATTATTTGGCTTGATTGACCTCAAAGACGATGTTGCCATGTACTACTTTGTCTTGGCTGTTTTCTTGTTTGGCTTTGCGCTCATCATGCGAACAGTTCACTCACCCTTTGGGCAAGTGTTGAAAGCTATTCGCGAGAATGAGCCGCGTGCAATTTCTTTGGGCTATGACGTAGACCGTTTCAAGCTTATGTCTTTTGTCATTTCAGCAGCACTTGCTGGCCTAGCCGGCTCAATGAAATCTTTGGTGTTCCAGTTGGCAACCTTGACCGATGTGCATTGGCATATGTCTGGCGAAGTGGTGTTGATGACTTTGCTGGGTGGCATGGGAACAATTTTGGGTCCAGTAGTTGGCGCGGGCATTGTGGTTGGTTTACAAAACTACCTCGCAAATATTGGATCTTGGAGCACGATTGCAACTGGTTTCATATTTGTAGTTTGTGTACTGGCATTTCGTCGCGGTGTTGTTGGCGAAATTGTTGCGCACCTTAAAAATAAAAACTAA
- a CDS encoding branched-chain amino acid ABC transporter permease, with product MFELLGITPQGLVAQLLVGLINGSFYAILSLGLAIIFGLLNIINFAHGAQYTMGAFIAWIGLTQISQWLGFPELSINYWFALIVVPLVLAGFGLILERTMLRRLYHLDHLYGLLLTFGLALIIEGMFRHWYGISGESYPAPEALQGAIPLESIGIILPIYRLWVVAISLTVCFSTWYVIERTKLGAYLRAGTENPKLLQAFGINVPLMISLAYAYGVGLAGFAGVLAAPIFQVNPLMGSNLIIVVFAVVVIGGMGSIMGAILTGLALGLVEGLTKVFYPEASGVVIFVIMAIVLLIRPAGLFGREK from the coding sequence ATGTTTGAACTTCTCGGAATTACCCCACAAGGGCTGGTTGCCCAGCTCTTAGTGGGTTTGATTAATGGCTCTTTTTACGCCATTTTGAGTTTGGGGTTGGCCATTATTTTTGGCCTCCTAAACATTATTAATTTCGCCCACGGTGCTCAGTACACCATGGGCGCATTTATTGCTTGGATTGGCTTGACTCAAATCAGCCAATGGCTTGGCTTTCCCGAGCTATCCATTAATTATTGGTTTGCTTTAATTGTTGTTCCGCTCGTATTGGCGGGCTTTGGTCTCATTCTTGAGCGGACGATGTTGCGTCGTCTTTATCACCTAGACCATTTGTATGGCTTATTGCTTACTTTTGGATTGGCTTTGATCATTGAGGGAATGTTCCGTCATTGGTATGGCATTTCTGGTGAGAGCTACCCAGCTCCAGAGGCTCTACAAGGGGCGATCCCCTTGGAATCAATCGGCATTATTTTGCCGATCTATCGCTTATGGGTTGTTGCAATTTCATTAACGGTTTGTTTCTCTACTTGGTATGTGATCGAGAGAACAAAGTTAGGTGCTTATTTGCGTGCGGGCACCGAAAATCCAAAATTACTTCAAGCATTTGGAATTAATGTGCCACTGATGATTTCTTTGGCATACGCTTATGGCGTTGGCTTAGCAGGTTTCGCTGGTGTATTGGCTGCCCCCATATTCCAAGTAAATCCATTGATGGGATCAAATCTCATCATTGTCGTTTTTGCAGTAGTGGTGATCGGTGGCATGGGCTCAATCATGGGCGCCATTTTGACTGGTTTGGCATTGGGTTTGGTTGAGGGCCTTACTAAGGTCTTCTACCCCGAGGCTTCTGGAGTTGTCATTTTTGTGATCATGGCAATTGTTCTCTTGATTCGTCCTGCTGGACTTTTTGGGCGGGAAAAATAA